One region of Salvelinus sp. IW2-2015 linkage group LG1, ASM291031v2, whole genome shotgun sequence genomic DNA includes:
- the LOC111969796 gene encoding tumor necrosis factor receptor superfamily member 1B yields MILSTVSGILTVRILLAIMVQPVENTVYTLPYTPDSAEACRNNAVEYYNTPINLCCSKCAPGTRLKNECSTTSDTVCEPCPSSQYSGTFNYFTKCFRCPKCSEDKGPAVCQNCSSTTKPSVCARLGCFCIMEQHPNCKECVSYTHCQPGHGVAIRRTTYSDVNCAPCPDGTFSDQHSYSQTCQHHTDCVSQRRGVLTYGNTTSNSVCGPKVRPPTSPSTTIPTSGTGHTTPSLQSLHTEAKSPDFDLRIVSGVIGGVIGGIILLLIIGTIIYKKVFTGSRLVSSTEDRNGNWEAIKFDSAGPMVLQNSSFIHSYREQQQCLLGKGNCSNPSQAENQQDTRRTWVSGCSNSLDGLSIGPLQSTPPQPSTQPSPQPTSPQPTSPLPSSPLVNVNITVNYPVTIGNGSCSKPTSTHIDSSQADPELPLSREEEVYVNMPQQEGGKEALTAIQESGNDV; encoded by the exons GTGTACACTCTGCCATACACACCAGACTCTGCTGAAGCCTGTCGCAACAACGCAGTTGAATACTATAACACACCTATAAACCTGTGCTGCAGCAAGTGTGCTCCTG GGACACGCCTGAAGAATGAATGCAGCACTACCTCAGACACAGTGTGTGAACCATGTCCCAGTAGCCAATACAGTGGGACCTTCAATTACTTCACAAAATGCTTCAGATGTCCCAAGTGTTCAGAAG ACAAAGGCCCTGCAGTATGCCAGAATTGCTCCAGCACCACCAAACCCAGTGTATGTGCCAGACTGGGATGTTTCTGCATAATGGAACAACACCCAAACTGTAAGGAGTGTGTCAGTTATACACACTGCCAGCCTGGCCATGGTGTTGCCATAAGAA GGACAACATATTCAGATGTGAACTGTGCACCATGCCCTGATGGAACATTCTCTGACCAGCACTCCTACAGCCAGACTTGCCAGCACCACACAGA CTGTGTGTCGCAGAGAAGGGGTGTACTGACTTATGGTAACACCACCTCAAATTCGGTGTGTGGACCTAAGGTTAGACCACCGACCAGCCCATCGACCACAATTCCGACCTCTGGTACAGGGCATACCACACCAAGTCTACAGAGCCTGCATACAGAGGCCAAATCACCAGACTTTGACCTTCGTATAG TTTCAGGTGTTATCGGAGGTGTTATCGGAGGTATTATCCTGCTGCTGATCATAGGCACAATCATTTACAAGAAAG TCTTCACAGGGTCCAGGCTTGTATCTTCTACAGAAGATAGAAATGGAAATTGGGAGGCCATTAAA tttgatAGTGCCGGACCAATGGTTCTTCAGAACAGTTCATTCATCCACAGCTATCGGGAACAGCAGCAATGTTTGCTGGGAAAGGGAAACTGCAGCAATCCCAGTCAGGCAGAGAACCAGCAGGATACGAGAAGGACCTGGGTGTCAGGGTGCTCCAACAGCCTGGACGGCCTGTCAATAGGCCCCCTCCAGTCCACTCCTCCACAGCCCAGCACCCAGCCTAGCCCTCAACCCACCAGCCCCCAGCCTACCAGTCCCCTGCCATCTAGTCCCCTAGTTAATGTCAACATCACTGTTAACTACCCTGTGACCATAGGAAATGGGTCATGCTCCAAACCTACCAGCACCCACATAGACTCATCCCAGGCTGACCCTGAGCTCCCTCTAtcaagggaggaggaggtgtatgTCAACATGCCACAGCAAGAGGGCGGAAAAGAGGCACTTACGGCAATACAGGAGAGTGGAAATGATGTTTGA